One window of the Methyloceanibacter stevinii genome contains the following:
- the argC gene encoding N-acetyl-gamma-glutamyl-phosphate reductase, with protein sequence MTSTQTIRAAVLGASGYTGADLIRLAARHPSIEITALIAKAHAGQPLAKVYPHFASLDLPALVTADEVDWDNVDVAFCGLPHGTAHNEIAKLPDSVKVVDMSADFRLRDLGTYAEWYGAEHGAPELAEGAVYGLTEHYRDAIAEARLVACPGCYPTAVLLALLPLSKSGLIAADGIIIDAKSGVSGAGRSLKQNILFSEAGEGLSPYGVGTHRHVPEIEQELGAAAGKSVTVNFTPHLVPMTRGELCTCYVQLADGTSADDVREGLAKAYAESPFVRVVEEGVIPATQHVRGSNYCHIGVFADRIPGRAIVISTIDNLVKGSAGQALQNFNLMYGLDETTALEQLPLFP encoded by the coding sequence ATGACCAGCACACAGACGATCCGGGCCGCCGTGCTCGGCGCTTCCGGGTATACCGGCGCCGATCTGATCCGGCTCGCGGCCAGACATCCCAGTATCGAAATCACAGCCTTGATCGCGAAGGCCCATGCGGGCCAGCCGCTCGCCAAGGTCTATCCGCACTTCGCGAGCCTCGACCTGCCGGCACTCGTGACGGCGGACGAAGTCGACTGGGATAACGTGGACGTGGCCTTTTGCGGGCTGCCCCACGGTACGGCCCATAACGAGATCGCCAAGCTCCCCGACAGCGTCAAAGTCGTCGACATGTCCGCCGATTTCCGTCTGCGGGATCTCGGCACCTACGCCGAGTGGTACGGTGCCGAGCATGGCGCCCCCGAGTTGGCGGAGGGCGCGGTCTACGGGCTGACCGAACACTATCGCGACGCCATCGCAGAGGCCCGTCTCGTCGCCTGTCCGGGCTGCTATCCCACGGCGGTACTCCTGGCGCTTCTGCCTTTGTCCAAGTCCGGTCTCATCGCGGCCGACGGCATCATCATCGATGCCAAGTCGGGCGTCTCCGGCGCGGGCCGCTCATTGAAACAGAACATTCTGTTCTCCGAGGCGGGAGAGGGGCTGTCGCCTTACGGCGTCGGCACGCATCGCCATGTCCCGGAGATCGAGCAGGAACTCGGCGCCGCAGCCGGTAAGTCCGTGACCGTGAACTTCACGCCCCATCTCGTCCCCATGACGCGAGGCGAGCTGTGCACCTGCTACGTCCAGCTTGCAGACGGCACCTCCGCGGACGATGTCCGGGAGGGCTTGGCGAAGGCCTATGCGGAAAGCCCATTCGTGCGCGTGGTCGAGGAGGGCGTCATTCCGGCGACACAACACGTGCGCGGTTCGAACTACTGCCACATCGGCGTCTTCGCCGACCGCATTCCGGGGCGGGCGATCGTGATTTCGACGATCGACAATCTGGTGAAGGGATCGGCCGGCCAGGCGCTTCAGAACTTCAATCTGATGTACGGCCTGGACGAAACGACCGCGCTGGAACAGTTGCCTCTGTTCCCGTAG
- a CDS encoding LL-diaminopimelate aminotransferase, translated as MQNEFHRIKRLPPYVFEQVNKLKAEARARGDDIIDFGMGNPDMPTPPHIIDKLVETVRDPKATRYSASKGIQGLRKAQAAYYDRRFGVKLNPDTQVVATLGSKEGFANMAQAITAPGDVILVPNPTYPIHEFGFIMSGGVIRHLPASTDSQFMVSLDKAMRHSVPKPSVLVLNYPANPTAVVANRDFYAEVVAYAKKHDLIVLSDLAYAEIYFEGEPPGSFLEIPGAMDIAVEFTSVSKTYSMPGWRIGFAVGNERLIQALTRVKSYLDYGAFTPIQVAAAAALNGPQDCVDEIRGVYKRRRDTLVDAITRAGWPIPSPPATMFAWAPIPDMFAHIGSLEFSKLLLERASVAVAPGVGFGEYGEGYVRIALVENEQRIRQAARNIRKFLTESANELHNVIPLASKAQRTL; from the coding sequence GTGCAGAACGAATTTCATAGGATCAAGCGGCTGCCGCCGTATGTCTTTGAGCAGGTGAACAAGCTCAAGGCGGAAGCGCGCGCCCGCGGCGACGACATCATCGACTTCGGGATGGGCAATCCCGACATGCCGACACCGCCGCATATCATCGACAAGCTGGTGGAAACGGTCCGCGACCCCAAGGCCACCCGCTATTCGGCGTCGAAGGGCATCCAGGGCCTGCGCAAGGCGCAAGCCGCTTACTACGACCGTCGCTTCGGCGTGAAGCTCAACCCCGATACCCAGGTCGTCGCGACGCTCGGTTCGAAAGAAGGCTTCGCCAACATGGCCCAGGCGATCACCGCCCCGGGCGATGTGATCCTGGTCCCGAACCCCACCTATCCGATCCATGAGTTCGGCTTCATCATGTCCGGCGGCGTGATCCGGCATCTGCCGGCCAGCACCGATTCCCAGTTCATGGTCTCGCTCGACAAGGCCATGCGCCACAGCGTGCCGAAGCCGTCGGTTCTGGTGCTCAATTATCCGGCCAACCCGACCGCGGTCGTCGCGAACCGCGACTTCTATGCGGAGGTCGTCGCCTACGCCAAGAAGCACGACCTGATCGTGCTATCCGATCTCGCCTATGCGGAAATCTATTTCGAGGGCGAGCCGCCGGGTTCGTTCCTCGAGATCCCCGGCGCCATGGATATCGCGGTCGAGTTCACATCCGTATCCAAGACCTATTCCATGCCGGGCTGGCGCATCGGCTTTGCCGTCGGCAACGAACGTCTCATCCAGGCTCTGACCCGGGTGAAGTCTTATCTCGACTATGGCGCCTTCACCCCGATCCAGGTGGCGGCAGCGGCTGCGCTGAACGGCCCGCAAGATTGCGTCGACGAGATCCGGGGCGTGTACAAGCGCCGGCGCGATACGCTCGTCGATGCCATCACCCGCGCGGGCTGGCCCATTCCGTCTCCGCCGGCGACGATGTTCGCGTGGGCGCCGATTCCGGACATGTTCGCTCATATCGGTTCGCTCGAATTCTCGAAGCTCCTCCTTGAGAGAGCCTCCGTCGCCGTGGCGCCGGGCGTTGGCTTCGGCGAGTACGGCGAGGGCTATGTGCGCATCGCGCTCGTGGAGAACGAGCAGCGCATCCGCCAGGCTGCGCGGAATATCCGCAAGTTCCTCACCGAGTCGGCCAACGAGCTGCACAACGTCATTCCTCTGGCCTCCAAGGCCCAGCGGACGCTATAG
- a CDS encoding homoserine dehydrogenase, with the protein MADPLKLGLAGIGTVGTGLVQLIAARADTLAARTGRPIEIVAVSARNRRKKRGADVSKMRFVSDPVALANDPEIDVFVELIGGEEGAAKEAVEAALQAGKHVVTANKALLAHHGPALAALAEKNGVALNFEGAVAGGIPVVKAMREGLQGNDITRVFGILNGTCNYILTKMEREGRDFADVLKEAQEQGYAEADPTFDVGGFDTAHKLSLLTSLAFGTRPGSTAVYVEGIETITPTDIEAATDLGYRIKLLGVALRTDSGIEQRVHPTMVPKDTAIANVDGVSNCVAIDGDFIGDVMLIGPGAGGGPTASAVMSDIIDIARGIVLRPFGVKATNLKAYKKAAMRTHEGGYYIRLSVYDRTGAFAAIAQRMAMQNISLESIVQRRPSDERPGQGKTPRKKGAPQASIVMVTHETTEAAVRKALAAIQKDGHVDSKPQMIRIEKL; encoded by the coding sequence ATGGCAGACCCCTTGAAGCTTGGACTGGCCGGAATCGGCACTGTCGGCACTGGCCTCGTGCAGTTGATCGCCGCGCGCGCGGACACGCTTGCCGCCAGGACCGGCCGGCCCATCGAGATCGTCGCCGTCTCGGCGCGGAACAGGCGCAAGAAGCGCGGCGCCGATGTGTCGAAGATGCGCTTCGTCTCCGATCCGGTGGCGCTGGCCAACGACCCCGAGATCGACGTCTTTGTCGAGCTCATCGGCGGTGAAGAGGGCGCAGCGAAAGAGGCCGTCGAGGCCGCGCTGCAGGCAGGCAAGCATGTGGTCACCGCGAACAAGGCGCTTCTGGCACACCATGGACCGGCGCTCGCCGCGCTAGCGGAGAAGAACGGTGTCGCCCTGAACTTCGAGGGTGCCGTGGCCGGCGGCATACCGGTGGTCAAGGCCATGCGCGAGGGCCTCCAGGGCAACGACATCACCCGCGTGTTCGGCATCCTCAACGGCACCTGCAACTACATCCTGACCAAGATGGAACGGGAAGGCCGTGACTTCGCCGATGTCCTCAAAGAGGCGCAGGAACAGGGTTACGCGGAAGCGGATCCCACCTTTGATGTCGGCGGTTTCGACACCGCGCATAAACTCTCACTGCTCACGAGCCTCGCCTTCGGCACGAGACCCGGTTCGACGGCCGTCTATGTCGAGGGCATCGAAACGATCACGCCGACCGACATCGAGGCGGCAACCGATCTCGGCTATCGCATCAAGTTGCTGGGCGTCGCGCTCAGGACCGACAGCGGCATCGAACAACGCGTGCATCCGACCATGGTGCCCAAGGATACGGCCATCGCGAATGTGGACGGCGTCTCCAACTGCGTGGCCATCGATGGCGACTTCATCGGCGACGTGATGCTGATCGGCCCCGGCGCGGGCGGGGGCCCGACGGCGTCCGCGGTGATGAGCGACATCATCGATATCGCCCGCGGCATCGTTCTGCGGCCCTTCGGCGTCAAGGCCACGAACCTCAAGGCCTACAAGAAGGCGGCCATGCGCACGCATGAGGGCGGCTATTACATTCGCCTCTCGGTCTACGACCGGACCGGGGCCTTCGCCGCCATCGCCCAGCGCATGGCGATGCAGAACATTTCGCTCGAGAGTATCGTCCAGCGCCGTCCGAGCGACGAGCGTCCCGGCCAAGGCAAGACGCCCCGCAAAAAGGGGGCGCCGCAGGCTAGTATCGTCATGGTGACCCATGAGACCACGGAGGCCGCCGTGCGAAAGGCGCTCGCAGCCATCCAAAAGGATGGACATGTCGACTCCAAGCCACAAATGATCCGTATCGAAAAGCTTTGA
- a CDS encoding VOC family protein, with product MKYLHTMVRVADVDKSLDFYCNKLGLKETRRMESEQGRFTLIYLAAPGDEETELELTYNWDPEAYGEGRNFGHLAYEVDNIYETCDRLMKAGVTINRPPRDGWMAFIRSPDNISIELLQKGKRLPEQEPWASMPNTGKW from the coding sequence ATGAAGTATCTTCACACCATGGTTCGCGTCGCGGATGTCGACAAGTCGCTCGACTTCTACTGCAACAAGCTGGGGCTCAAAGAGACCCGGCGCATGGAAAGCGAGCAAGGCCGCTTCACGCTCATCTATCTCGCCGCGCCGGGCGACGAAGAAACCGAACTCGAGCTCACCTATAACTGGGATCCGGAAGCCTACGGCGAGGGACGCAATTTCGGTCACCTCGCCTACGAGGTCGACAACATCTACGAGACCTGCGACCGGCTCATGAAGGCGGGCGTGACGATCAACCGTCCGCCGCGCGACGGCTGGATGGCCTTCATCCGCTCGCCCGACAACATCTCGATCGAGCTCTTGCAGAAGGGCAAGCGCCTGCCCGAGCAGGAGCCCTGGGCGTCCATGCCGAATACGGGCAAATGGTAG
- the recJ gene encoding single-stranded-DNA-specific exonuclease RecJ produces the protein MTAALKRQDDNTANPPTPAMLGVERSARSQRWVERLEPARAHTATAIAQAHGLPDLLGRVLAARGADVQTTERFLDPSLKTLMPDPASLQDMTKAAERMADAITRGETIGIFGDYDVDGASCVALIERFLRAHGQSCLTYIPDRLTEGYGPSPEALRGLVEEGARLILTVDCGTAGDAAIVAANEAGAEVIVLDHHQAGEALPDAFAVVNPNRQDDLSGQGHLAAAGVVFLFLVATMGALRRLGAYDTRPAPDLLGLLDLVALATVCDVVPFKDANRAFIAKGLQVLRLRHNTGLRALADEARLTEAPSTYSLGFVLGPRINAGGRVGASGLGARLLATEDESEAGTIAARLESLNAQRKAIEQGMLEGAVSMAQQALDEGPDAPLLFLGDADWHKGLVGLVAGRLTERFMRPSFVMTLDGNGIATGSARSIPSVDLGAVVRDAVEEGLFLKGGGHAMAAGFTLDWAKREKATAFLAARLSESVAQSSATRTLGLDGALSASAVTPELIDLLERAGPYGPGHPRPRFVFPAHRMTWLRGLNGGHVRCTLQAADGGRIDAVAFRVEGSPLGDILMGAEGQQLHVAGHLRRSVWQGRERIELMIEDAAEKQDSAR, from the coding sequence GTGACCGCAGCCTTGAAACGCCAGGACGATAACACCGCGAACCCGCCCACACCGGCCATGCTGGGCGTGGAACGGTCGGCGCGGAGCCAGCGCTGGGTGGAACGTCTCGAACCGGCCCGCGCGCATACCGCGACGGCCATTGCCCAGGCGCACGGTCTGCCCGACCTGCTCGGGCGGGTGCTCGCGGCGCGCGGCGCCGACGTCCAAACCACCGAACGTTTTCTCGATCCGTCCCTCAAGACACTGATGCCGGACCCCGCCAGCCTCCAGGACATGACGAAGGCTGCGGAGCGCATGGCCGACGCGATCACCCGTGGCGAAACCATCGGCATCTTCGGCGACTACGATGTGGACGGGGCCTCCTGTGTGGCGCTGATCGAGCGTTTCTTAAGGGCGCACGGACAGAGCTGCCTGACCTACATCCCGGATCGCCTCACCGAAGGCTATGGCCCGTCGCCCGAGGCTCTTCGCGGGCTGGTCGAGGAGGGTGCTCGGCTGATCCTCACCGTGGACTGCGGCACCGCCGGGGACGCGGCCATCGTTGCCGCCAACGAGGCTGGCGCCGAGGTGATCGTGCTGGACCATCACCAGGCCGGCGAGGCTCTGCCGGACGCCTTCGCCGTCGTGAACCCGAACCGTCAGGACGACCTATCCGGCCAGGGGCATCTGGCGGCCGCGGGTGTCGTGTTCCTGTTTCTGGTCGCAACGATGGGCGCTCTGCGTCGCCTGGGTGCCTACGACACACGCCCGGCACCGGACCTGCTCGGACTGCTGGACCTGGTTGCGCTGGCCACGGTCTGCGATGTGGTGCCCTTCAAGGACGCCAACCGCGCCTTCATCGCCAAGGGGCTCCAGGTTCTGCGGCTCCGGCACAATACAGGCCTGCGGGCGCTGGCCGACGAGGCCCGGCTCACCGAAGCGCCTTCCACCTACAGCCTTGGCTTTGTCCTCGGTCCACGGATCAATGCCGGGGGACGCGTGGGCGCGTCGGGCCTAGGCGCGCGCCTTCTCGCAACGGAAGACGAAAGCGAAGCCGGCACGATCGCGGCACGGCTCGAGAGCCTGAACGCCCAGCGCAAGGCGATCGAGCAGGGCATGCTCGAAGGAGCCGTCTCCATGGCGCAGCAGGCCCTGGACGAAGGCCCGGACGCACCGCTCCTGTTTCTCGGCGATGCCGATTGGCACAAAGGGCTCGTCGGTCTCGTGGCAGGCCGCCTCACGGAACGCTTCATGCGTCCGTCTTTCGTGATGACCCTCGACGGCAACGGCATCGCCACCGGCTCCGCCCGCTCGATCCCCTCGGTCGATCTAGGTGCAGTCGTGCGCGACGCAGTGGAGGAGGGGCTCTTCCTCAAAGGCGGCGGGCACGCGATGGCTGCTGGCTTTACCCTAGATTGGGCCAAGCGAGAGAAGGCGACCGCGTTCCTCGCCGCGCGTCTCTCGGAGTCTGTCGCGCAGTCATCGGCGACCCGCACCCTCGGCCTCGACGGCGCCCTCTCGGCCAGCGCCGTCACCCCGGAACTCATCGATCTTCTCGAGCGCGCCGGTCCCTACGGTCCGGGTCATCCCCGGCCGCGCTTCGTGTTTCCCGCGCATCGGATGACGTGGCTGCGCGGCTTGAACGGCGGTCATGTCCGCTGCACGCTGCAAGCTGCGGATGGAGGGCGTATCGATGCGGTCGCATTCCGGGTCGAAGGCTCGCCGCTGGGCGACATCCTCATGGGCGCTGAAGGCCAACAACTCCACGTAGCGGGCCACCTGCGCCGGTCGGTCTGGCAGGGGCGGGAACGCATCGAGTTGATGATCGAAGATGCCGCAGAAAAGCAAGATTCTGCCCGCTAG
- the glpX gene encoding class II fructose-bisphosphatase, whose amino-acid sequence MSQAVEKAELDRALALDIVRVTEATAVAAAQWLGRGDEASADEAAAAAMHREIARLPFDGIVVVGEGEEGDCPFFYMGERIGQGSPSGTTVDVAVDPIEGSTLCAKALPNAMSVLAVAERGSLLKVPPIYMEKVAIGPGYPEGTISVAATPSENLGALAEAKGVGVQDLTVCVLDRPRHGDLIEEIRSAGAALRLIGDGDIAGVIHVTDPVQTGIDMYLGIGGAAEGVLAAAALTCLGGQMEGRLVALNKEHRAWAKLAGITNLSKTYALKDMVMGDLSFAATGITDGSMMAGVHHARNAIITESVVMRASTRTRRWIKTEHADPNKFA is encoded by the coding sequence GTGTCACAGGCAGTTGAGAAGGCAGAACTCGACCGCGCCCTGGCGCTGGATATCGTTCGGGTGACCGAAGCGACCGCGGTGGCGGCGGCTCAATGGCTCGGGCGCGGGGACGAAGCCTCCGCGGACGAGGCGGCAGCGGCGGCGATGCATCGCGAGATCGCCCGCTTGCCCTTCGATGGCATCGTCGTCGTCGGCGAGGGCGAAGAGGGCGATTGCCCCTTCTTCTACATGGGCGAGAGGATCGGCCAGGGCTCACCCTCAGGCACGACCGTGGATGTGGCCGTCGATCCTATCGAGGGCTCGACATTGTGCGCCAAGGCGCTCCCGAATGCCATGTCGGTGCTGGCCGTGGCCGAGCGCGGCAGTCTGCTCAAGGTGCCGCCCATCTACATGGAGAAGGTCGCCATCGGGCCTGGTTACCCCGAGGGGACCATCAGCGTTGCCGCGACCCCCTCGGAGAACCTCGGCGCGCTAGCCGAAGCAAAAGGCGTCGGCGTACAGGATCTGACCGTGTGCGTGCTCGACAGGCCGCGCCACGGTGACCTCATCGAAGAGATCCGCTCGGCCGGCGCCGCACTGCGCCTAATTGGCGACGGCGACATCGCGGGCGTGATCCACGTCACCGATCCCGTGCAGACCGGTATCGACATGTATCTCGGCATTGGCGGCGCGGCGGAAGGCGTGCTGGCGGCCGCAGCTCTGACCTGCCTCGGGGGCCAGATGGAAGGGCGCCTCGTGGCGCTCAACAAGGAGCATCGCGCCTGGGCCAAGCTGGCCGGCATCACGAACCTGTCCAAGACCTATGCGCTGAAGGATATGGTCATGGGCGATCTCAGCTTCGCCGCGACGGGCATCACCGATGGATCGATGATGGCGGGCGTCCACCATGCGCGGAACGCGATCATCACGGAGAGCGTGGTCATGCGCGCCTCCACGCGCACCAGGCGCTGGATCAAGACCGAACACGCCGACCCGAACAAATTCGCCTGA
- a CDS encoding DUF192 domain-containing protein encodes MLVLAALPPATAEEDTAPLVLKTDSGDHTYSVEVADSPGEKARGLMFRRSLPQDHGMIFLYDPPQAASMWMQNTYIPLDMIFITEQGTVLRIEANTEPFSKTVIDSGGIAEAVLELNAGEAARIGLKPGDQVVFPGLGSEPARELEKSGTW; translated from the coding sequence GTGCTCGTCCTTGCGGCTTTGCCTCCGGCAACCGCCGAAGAAGACACCGCGCCGCTGGTGCTGAAGACGGACAGCGGCGATCACACCTATAGCGTCGAGGTCGCCGACAGCCCTGGCGAGAAGGCGCGCGGGCTCATGTTCCGCCGCTCGCTCCCGCAGGACCACGGCATGATCTTCCTCTACGATCCGCCGCAGGCCGCGAGCATGTGGATGCAGAACACGTACATCCCGCTCGACATGATCTTCATCACCGAGCAGGGAACGGTCCTGCGGATCGAGGCCAATACCGAACCCTTCTCGAAGACTGTCATCGACTCGGGTGGCATCGCGGAAGCTGTCCTGGAACTCAACGCCGGGGAGGCGGCCCGGATCGGCCTCAAGCCAGGCGACCAGGTGGTCTTCCCGGGGCTCGGCTCCGAACCGGCCCGGGAGCTGGAAAAGTCCGGCACCTGGTGA
- a CDS encoding ETC complex I subunit: MTARIYKPAQNVMQQGTAATKDWVLEYLPDQPRLIEPLMGWTSSSDTKRQIRLSFATKDEAIAYAKENGIAYRLEEPPATKIRPKSYAENFKYGRPDSWTH, encoded by the coding sequence ATGACGGCCCGAATTTACAAACCCGCTCAGAACGTCATGCAGCAGGGCACGGCTGCGACTAAGGACTGGGTCTTGGAATATCTGCCGGACCAGCCGCGGCTCATCGAGCCCCTGATGGGCTGGACGAGTTCGTCGGACACCAAGCGCCAGATCAGACTGAGCTTCGCCACCAAGGACGAAGCGATCGCCTACGCCAAGGAAAACGGCATCGCCTACCGGCTGGAAGAGCCGCCGGCCACGAAGATCCGGCCGAAATCCTATGCCGAGAACTTCAAGTACGGCCGCCCGGACAGCTGGACCCACTGA
- a CDS encoding class I poly(R)-hydroxyalkanoic acid synthase, with protein sequence MRDDGRDGKAGAGGPTGGDKIEGEAQDTMNFDEFARNMVRLFDQGAKVASSLAERNASSGKSPYSVASEVGEAAKTFGSVAQAMVSNPSKLAAAQSELFNSYANLWGRSVRKFLGEEVEPVAEPDPGDNRFNDPGWSENQYFDFWKQAYLITSRWAEDVTKNTEGVDDKTRRKAMFYLGQVLSAMSPSNNPFTNPEVVRTTLATNAENLVQGMALLAEDIGQSKDLLRVSQTDLSAFEVGRDLAITPGKVIFQNELIQLIQYEPTTEEVSKTPLIIAPPWINKYYILDLKPEKSLVKYAVDQGFTVFMISWVNPDSTLAQKTFEDYMRDGILKAVEIVNRQLGVHHVNLMGYCVGGTLLASALAYCAAKGDDRIAAATFLTAQVDFTEAGDLLMFIDDAQLKSMEEMMAERGYLDGSRMAAVFNMLRPKDLIWPYVVNNYLLGKKPFPFDLLFWNADSTRMPAANHVFYLREFYHENRLGKGEMELGGVKLDLSKIKIPIYELFTREDHIAPASSVYRGSRLYGGDVRHVMAGSGHIAGVVNPPAKKKYQYWTGAPRETFEQWVESATEIPGSWWPDWAVWLQDLSGEKVPARDPSSGPFPPIEDAPGSYVKSQD encoded by the coding sequence ATGCGTGACGACGGCCGGGATGGAAAAGCAGGTGCAGGGGGTCCCACGGGCGGCGACAAGATCGAAGGCGAAGCGCAGGACACGATGAACTTCGACGAGTTCGCGCGGAACATGGTGCGCCTGTTCGATCAGGGTGCGAAGGTCGCCTCCTCCCTGGCCGAGCGTAATGCGTCGAGCGGCAAAAGCCCCTACAGCGTGGCCTCCGAGGTCGGCGAAGCCGCCAAGACCTTCGGCTCGGTGGCGCAAGCCATGGTTTCGAATCCCAGCAAGTTGGCCGCCGCCCAGAGCGAACTCTTCAACAGCTACGCAAATCTTTGGGGACGCTCCGTCCGCAAGTTTCTGGGTGAGGAGGTGGAGCCGGTGGCCGAGCCCGACCCCGGCGACAACCGTTTCAACGACCCGGGCTGGTCGGAGAATCAGTACTTCGATTTTTGGAAACAGGCTTACCTGATCACGTCGCGTTGGGCCGAGGACGTCACCAAGAACACGGAAGGCGTCGATGACAAGACCCGGCGCAAAGCCATGTTCTATCTGGGACAAGTCCTGTCGGCGATGTCGCCCTCCAACAACCCTTTCACCAATCCCGAGGTGGTCCGAACGACGCTGGCGACCAATGCGGAGAATCTCGTTCAGGGCATGGCGCTCCTGGCCGAGGACATCGGTCAGTCCAAAGACCTTCTGCGCGTCAGCCAGACCGACCTGTCGGCCTTCGAGGTCGGACGGGATTTGGCAATCACGCCGGGCAAGGTCATTTTCCAGAATGAGCTGATCCAGCTGATTCAATATGAGCCGACCACGGAAGAAGTCTCGAAGACGCCGCTGATCATCGCGCCACCGTGGATCAACAAGTACTACATTCTCGATCTCAAGCCGGAGAAGTCACTGGTCAAGTATGCGGTGGATCAGGGCTTCACGGTCTTCATGATCTCCTGGGTGAACCCCGACTCGACGCTCGCGCAGAAGACGTTCGAAGACTATATGCGCGACGGCATTCTCAAGGCCGTCGAGATCGTGAACCGGCAGCTGGGGGTTCATCATGTGAACCTCATGGGCTATTGCGTCGGGGGCACCCTGCTCGCTTCGGCACTGGCTTATTGCGCGGCGAAGGGAGACGACAGGATCGCAGCAGCGACCTTCCTCACGGCGCAGGTCGATTTCACCGAGGCCGGCGACCTCCTGATGTTCATCGACGACGCGCAGTTGAAGTCGATGGAAGAGATGATGGCCGAGCGCGGCTATCTCGATGGGTCGCGCATGGCGGCGGTGTTCAACATGCTGCGGCCGAAGGACCTGATCTGGCCCTATGTCGTGAACAACTACCTTCTGGGCAAGAAGCCCTTCCCCTTCGATCTGTTGTTCTGGAACGCCGATTCCACGCGGATGCCGGCGGCGAACCACGTGTTCTATCTGCGCGAGTTCTACCACGAGAACCGCCTCGGCAAGGGAGAGATGGAGCTCGGCGGCGTGAAGCTCGATCTCTCCAAGATCAAGATCCCGATCTACGAGCTTTTCACGCGGGAGGACCACATCGCGCCCGCTTCGTCGGTCTATCGGGGCAGCAGGCTCTATGGCGGCGACGTCCGCCATGTGATGGCGGGGTCCGGCCATATCGCCGGAGTCGTGAATCCTCCGGCCAAGAAGAAGTACCAATATTGGACGGGCGCACCGCGCGAGACGTTCGAGCAGTGGGTCGAGAGCGCTACCGAGATCCCCGGCTCCTGGTGGCCGGACTGGGCGGTTTGGCTTCAGGACCTCTCGGGCGAAAAGGTGCCGGCGCGCGACCCCTCGAGCGGGCCGTTCCCGCCGATCGAGGATGCGCCCGGCAGCTACGTGAAGTCCCAGGACTAG
- a CDS encoding cold-shock protein — protein MAAKASPLQEELIHRTEEAAIDDATVDVFEVSGSIKWFDASKGYGFIVPDDDLPDVLLHVTCLRRDGHQTAYEGARVVCEVLRRPKGLQASRILEMDDTTAVHPSQLPQRTHVVVVPESDWERVMVKWFNRIRGFGFLTRGPSTLDIFVHMETLRRCGFTELRPGQSLLVRFGRGPKGLMAAEIKPDGANGLASH, from the coding sequence ATGGCGGCGAAAGCATCGCCACTTCAGGAGGAACTTATCCATCGTACCGAAGAGGCCGCCATCGACGACGCCACCGTCGATGTCTTCGAGGTCTCCGGTTCCATCAAATGGTTCGATGCGTCGAAGGGCTACGGCTTCATCGTCCCCGACGACGACCTTCCCGATGTTCTGCTGCATGTCACCTGCCTGCGCCGCGACGGTCATCAGACCGCTTATGAGGGCGCGCGGGTCGTCTGCGAAGTCCTCCGCCGTCCAAAAGGCTTGCAAGCTTCCCGCATCCTCGAGATGGATGATACGACCGCCGTCCACCCGTCCCAATTGCCGCAGCGCACGCACGTCGTGGTTGTTCCCGAAAGCGACTGGGAACGGGTTATGGTCAAGTGGTTCAATCGTATCCGCGGCTTCGGCTTCCTGACCCGGGGGCCCTCGACGCTGGACATTTTCGTGCACATGGAGACCCTGCGGCGGTGCGGCTTTACAGAACTTCGTCCGGGACAGTCACTCCTCGTTCGCTTCGGGAGGGGTCCCAAGGGTCTGATGGCGGCCGAGATCAAACCGGACGGCGCCAACGGTCTGGCCTCCCACTGA